A single window of Halobacterium jilantaiense DNA harbors:
- a CDS encoding aminotransferase class IV, whose translation MRYHVDGDLVDAEDATVSVRDRGFQYGDAAFETLRAYGGQTFAWVAHHRRLEATCDALGIDHDFDSGALRGRVHETLAANDLTEAYVRLSITRGVQDGRLAPRENADPTVVVVVDPLPKGGVDGERVWNAPADVQTTTVRPTPDATIPSNAKTHNYLPGVLGRIDAEDADEALFVDDDGHVTEGASSNLFFVDDGTLYTPSTDLDVLPGVTRWAVTELAADLGIPVETGRYDLGDLYAADEAFLTNTTWEVRPIARVDDTSYSTCKVGAALAHEYAREVERRHY comes from the coding sequence ATGCGCTACCACGTAGACGGCGACCTCGTCGACGCCGAGGACGCCACCGTCAGTGTCCGAGACCGCGGCTTCCAGTACGGTGACGCCGCGTTCGAGACGCTGCGCGCGTACGGCGGACAGACCTTCGCCTGGGTCGCCCACCACCGCAGACTCGAAGCCACCTGCGACGCCCTCGGCATCGACCACGACTTCGACAGCGGGGCCCTCCGCGGCCGCGTCCACGAGACGCTCGCCGCCAACGACCTCACGGAAGCCTACGTCCGCCTCTCCATCACTCGCGGCGTCCAGGACGGCCGCCTCGCACCCAGGGAGAACGCAGACCCCACGGTCGTCGTCGTGGTCGACCCCTTGCCAAAGGGTGGCGTCGACGGCGAACGCGTCTGGAACGCGCCCGCGGACGTCCAGACCACGACGGTCAGGCCCACGCCCGACGCGACCATCCCCAGCAACGCCAAGACCCACAACTACCTCCCCGGCGTTCTCGGCCGCATCGACGCCGAGGACGCCGACGAAGCGCTCTTCGTCGACGACGACGGTCACGTCACGGAGGGTGCCTCAAGCAATCTCTTCTTCGTCGACGACGGCACCCTCTACACGCCGAGCACGGATCTCGATGTCCTCCCCGGCGTCACCCGCTGGGCCGTCACCGAGCTCGCCGCCGACCTCGGCATCCCGGTCGAGACCGGCCGCTACGACCTTGGGGACCTCTACGCCGCCGACGAGGCGTTCCTCACCAACACCACGTGGGAGGTCCGCCCCATCGCTCGCGTCGACGACACCAGCTACAGCACGTGCAAAGTCGGAGCTGCGCTCGCTCACGAATACGCGCGAGAAGTCGAACGTCGGCACTACTGA
- a CDS encoding anthranilate synthase component II, giving the protein MTRVLVVDNYDSFAYNLVQYVGALADDVVVRRNDAVDVDGVRDLDPDAIVVSPGPGTPDDAGVSVPVFRDLDVPTLGVCLGHQALCAANGATVEHAPSVVHGKPSMVTHDDRGVFAGLPERFETGRYHSLSVAERSLPDCLEPAAWTEDGVLMAVRHRQTPHVGVQFHPESILTPAGNQLVSNFLDTCATT; this is encoded by the coding sequence GTGACACGCGTGCTCGTCGTCGACAACTACGACTCGTTCGCGTACAACCTCGTGCAGTACGTCGGCGCGCTCGCCGACGACGTGGTCGTCCGGCGGAACGACGCCGTCGACGTCGACGGCGTCCGCGACCTCGACCCGGACGCAATCGTCGTCTCGCCCGGCCCCGGAACACCGGACGACGCGGGCGTCTCGGTGCCCGTGTTCCGCGACCTCGATGTCCCGACGCTCGGCGTCTGCCTCGGCCACCAGGCGCTCTGTGCCGCCAACGGAGCCACCGTCGAACACGCACCGAGCGTCGTCCACGGCAAACCCTCGATGGTCACCCACGACGACCGCGGCGTCTTCGCGGGACTGCCCGAGCGCTTCGAGACCGGGCGGTACCATTCGCTGTCGGTCGCCGAGCGCTCGCTCCCCGACTGCCTCGAACCCGCCGCGTGGACCGAGGACGGCGTTCTGATGGCCGTCCGGCACCGCCAGACGCCCCACGTCGGCGTCCAGTTCCACCCCGAGAGCATTCTCACACCTGCCGGCAACCAACTCGTCTCAAACTTCCTCGATACATGCGCTACCACGTAG
- the pabB gene encoding aminodeoxychorismate synthase, component I, whose translation MREASVVTDCAAFRAAVADAPAAARGVVEARLAVDDPFDAYRRARGEEPAFHFETTGGSDGWGYFGVAPESVLRVDAGESGALDALQAEVEGPLVRAGCEVPHPGGLFGWLSYDVARELETLPDSTTDDRGLPRLQFGVYPTIAAWREPFEPGNDLRLVSAVPLDGDTDPDSLFEDASERVLALADRIQSGDPDVGPAPADAPAPFESATGRDDFEGRVRRIQDAILEGETFQANVSHRLVAPASVHPVKAFAALREANPAPYSGLLEFPGVDLVSASPELLLERRGRDLVTEPIAGTRPRGDTPEADAALEDELLADEKERAEHAMLVDLERNDLGKVSEYGSVEVADYRRVDRYSEVMHLVSEVRGRLRGSCTLADAISAVFPGGTITGAPKPRTMALVDDAEATRRGPYTGSLAAVGFDGDATLNIVIRTLVRHADEYHLRVGAGVVHDSDPGSEYDETLDKARALVDAIDDALADDPDDLAVDAEVEP comes from the coding sequence ATGCGTGAGGCGTCGGTCGTCACCGACTGCGCGGCGTTCCGCGCGGCGGTAGCGGACGCTCCGGCGGCCGCTCGCGGCGTCGTCGAGGCGCGGCTGGCAGTCGACGACCCGTTCGACGCCTACCGCCGGGCGCGCGGCGAGGAGCCCGCGTTCCACTTCGAGACGACGGGCGGCAGCGACGGCTGGGGCTACTTCGGCGTCGCTCCGGAGTCCGTGCTGCGCGTCGACGCGGGTGAATCCGGCGCACTCGACGCGCTCCAGGCCGAGGTCGAGGGTCCGCTCGTTCGCGCGGGCTGCGAGGTCCCTCACCCCGGCGGGCTGTTCGGGTGGCTGTCCTACGACGTCGCCCGCGAACTCGAAACGCTCCCCGATTCGACGACCGACGACCGCGGACTGCCGCGCCTCCAGTTCGGCGTCTATCCGACGATTGCGGCGTGGCGCGAGCCGTTCGAGCCCGGCAACGACCTCCGACTCGTCTCGGCGGTGCCGCTGGACGGCGACACCGACCCGGACTCCCTCTTCGAGGACGCCAGCGAACGCGTCCTCGCACTCGCCGACCGCATTCAGAGCGGTGACCCCGACGTGGGCCCCGCGCCCGCCGACGCGCCGGCCCCCTTCGAGAGCGCGACCGGCCGCGACGACTTCGAGGGCCGCGTCCGCCGGATTCAGGACGCTATCCTCGAGGGCGAGACGTTTCAGGCGAACGTCAGCCACCGACTGGTCGCACCGGCGAGTGTCCACCCGGTGAAGGCGTTCGCCGCGCTCCGTGAGGCCAACCCCGCGCCATACTCCGGGCTCCTGGAGTTCCCCGGCGTCGACCTCGTGTCCGCCAGCCCGGAACTCCTGCTCGAACGCCGCGGTCGCGACCTCGTGACCGAACCGATTGCGGGGACGCGACCGCGCGGCGACACGCCCGAGGCGGACGCGGCGCTGGAGGACGAACTGCTCGCCGACGAGAAGGAGCGAGCGGAGCACGCGATGCTCGTCGACCTCGAACGCAACGACCTCGGGAAGGTCAGCGAGTACGGGAGCGTCGAGGTCGCCGACTACCGGCGCGTGGACCGATACAGCGAGGTGATGCACCTCGTCAGTGAAGTCCGGGGACGGCTCCGCGGCTCCTGTACGCTCGCTGACGCTATCTCCGCGGTCTTCCCCGGTGGAACTATCACTGGGGCTCCCAAGCCTCGCACCATGGCGCTCGTCGACGACGCCGAAGCCACGCGCCGCGGCCCCTACACGGGGAGCCTCGCGGCCGTCGGCTTCGACGGCGACGCCACGCTCAACATCGTCATCCGGACGCTCGTCCGGCACGCCGACGAGTACCACCTCCGGGTCGGGGCCGGTGTCGTCCACGACTCCGACCCCGGCAGCGAGTACGACGAGACGCTGGACAAGGCCCGCGCGCTCGTCGACGCCATCGACGACGCGCTCGCCGACGACCCCGACGACCTCGCTGTCGACGCGGAGGTGGAGCCGTGA
- a CDS encoding DUF4332 domain-containing protein gives MGLLSKLKSMLGLESSERAPGSGVDVTVEREPGDDTEAPAEDHGDDSSGDDPAATGTDAAASTESLVDEAGTDDPDRAAEPAEAAGSATDTDVEDDEYVATDADVGTDADTDAEEDSTAEADADEDAAAEPEPDDLTEIKGVGPAYADRLHDAGVTTFAALADADPDELAADTDLSPKRVGRWIDRAGDR, from the coding sequence ATGGGACTGCTCTCTAAACTCAAGTCGATGCTCGGGCTCGAATCGTCCGAGCGTGCGCCGGGCAGCGGCGTCGACGTCACCGTCGAGCGCGAACCCGGTGACGACACCGAGGCCCCTGCCGAGGACCACGGCGACGACTCGTCGGGCGACGACCCGGCCGCCACCGGCACCGACGCCGCGGCGTCGACGGAGTCGCTCGTGGACGAAGCCGGAACCGACGACCCCGACCGCGCCGCCGAACCCGCAGAGGCCGCAGGTTCGGCCACCGACACCGACGTCGAGGACGACGAGTACGTCGCGACCGACGCCGACGTCGGCACCGACGCCGATACGGATGCCGAGGAGGACTCGACGGCCGAAGCCGACGCGGACGAGGACGCGGCCGCCGAACCGGAGCCGGACGACCTCACGGAGATCAAAGGTGTCGGCCCGGCGTACGCCGACCGACTGCACGACGCCGGCGTCACGACGTTCGCGGCGCTCGCGGACGCCGACCCGGACGAACTCGCCGCCGACACCGACCTCTCCCCGAAGCGCGTCGGTCGCTGGATCGACCGCGCGGGCGACCGGTAG
- a CDS encoding shikimate dehydrogenase codes for MDVYGLVGNPVEHSLSPPMHEAAYDELGLDARYVTFEPEPADLDAAIEGARALGIAGLNVTVPFKESVRELVAVDDLAARVGAVNTVDFSGGEPTGHNTDLEGVRRAFAHHDVPLAGETAVVVGAGGAGRAAAFALRDADATVHVANRTVETAEALAGDAGATAHGLDELPALLPDADVLVNATTVGMNSDESPVPASALHADLAVLDAVYAPLETRLLRDASAAGATTVDGAWMLLFQGVAAFERWTGRDAPVDAMNTALRARL; via the coding sequence ATGGACGTCTACGGACTCGTCGGGAACCCGGTCGAGCACTCGCTGTCGCCGCCGATGCACGAGGCGGCCTACGACGAACTCGGTCTGGACGCCCGGTACGTCACGTTCGAGCCGGAGCCGGCGGACCTCGACGCCGCAATCGAGGGGGCGCGGGCGCTCGGTATTGCCGGCCTGAACGTCACCGTTCCGTTCAAGGAGTCGGTGCGGGAGCTCGTCGCCGTCGACGACCTCGCGGCGCGCGTCGGTGCCGTGAACACCGTCGACTTCTCGGGGGGTGAGCCGACCGGCCACAACACTGACCTCGAGGGCGTGCGGCGGGCGTTCGCGCACCACGACGTGCCGCTGGCGGGCGAGACGGCTGTCGTGGTGGGCGCTGGCGGCGCGGGACGGGCTGCCGCGTTCGCGCTCCGGGACGCCGACGCGACCGTCCACGTCGCCAACCGAACCGTCGAGACGGCCGAGGCACTCGCCGGAGACGCGGGCGCGACGGCTCACGGGCTCGACGAACTGCCGGCGCTCCTCCCGGACGCGGACGTGCTCGTGAACGCAACGACCGTGGGGATGAACAGCGACGAATCGCCGGTGCCGGCGAGCGCGCTCCACGCGGACCTCGCCGTGTTAGACGCGGTCTACGCGCCGCTGGAGACACGCCTGCTGCGGGACGCGTCGGCGGCGGGTGCGACGACCGTCGACGGCGCGTGGATGCTGCTGTTCCAGGGCGTCGCGGCGTTCGAGCGGTGGACGGGCCGCGATGCGCCCGTCGACGCGATGAACACCGCACTTCGGGCACGGCTTTAA
- a CDS encoding calcium/sodium antiporter has translation MAESLLLDGAILVAGILLLYVGAEFLVSAASALALSHGVRAATVGVTVVAFATTAPELFVSTVGGITADDSIALGNIVGSNIANIGLVLGTAAVLRPMDVDKSLLYQHGPFMLAAAVALVALSLDGELAAFDGVVLLGMLAAFTGYLYYQSQQEGDVNLPEDVEMDEDQSASTRDYVVLVGAVALLLAGSRSLIIGGRGVLSAWGFGDLFIGLTIIAFGTSVPELATSVVSALRDEADFSIGNVVGSNIYNILAVIGFVAVLVPITVQPGTIGFELPVMLGFTFVALGMMAFGDNIGRVEGVGLLAGYAGFVYFLLP, from the coding sequence ATGGCCGAATCGCTGCTCCTCGACGGAGCGATCCTCGTCGCCGGCATCCTCCTGCTGTACGTCGGCGCGGAGTTCCTGGTCTCCGCCGCCTCCGCCCTCGCACTCTCGCACGGCGTCAGGGCCGCAACCGTCGGTGTCACCGTCGTCGCGTTCGCCACGACGGCCCCCGAACTGTTCGTCAGCACGGTCGGCGGTATCACCGCCGACGACAGCATCGCCCTCGGGAATATCGTCGGGTCGAACATCGCCAACATCGGACTCGTCCTCGGCACCGCCGCCGTCCTCCGCCCGATGGACGTCGACAAGTCCCTGCTCTACCAGCACGGCCCGTTCATGCTCGCGGCCGCCGTCGCGCTCGTCGCGCTCTCGCTGGACGGCGAACTCGCCGCCTTCGACGGCGTCGTCCTGCTCGGGATGCTCGCCGCGTTCACCGGCTACCTCTACTACCAGTCCCAGCAGGAAGGAGACGTGAACCTCCCTGAGGACGTCGAGATGGACGAAGACCAGAGCGCCAGTACTCGTGACTACGTGGTGCTCGTCGGTGCCGTCGCCTTGCTGCTCGCGGGCTCCCGTAGCCTCATCATCGGTGGGCGGGGCGTGCTCTCAGCCTGGGGATTCGGCGACCTCTTTATCGGACTCACCATCATCGCGTTCGGGACTTCCGTCCCCGAACTCGCCACGTCGGTCGTGAGCGCCCTCCGGGACGAAGCCGACTTCTCCATCGGGAACGTCGTCGGGTCGAACATCTACAACATCCTCGCCGTCATCGGCTTCGTCGCCGTGCTCGTCCCCATCACCGTCCAGCCCGGGACCATCGGCTTCGAACTCCCCGTGATGCTCGGCTTCACGTTCGTCGCGCTCGGCATGATGGCGTTCGGCGACAACATCGGCCGCGTCGAGGGCGTCGGACTGCTCGCCGGCTACGCCGGCTTCGTCTACTTCCTGCTCCCCTGA
- a CDS encoding sodium:calcium antiporter → MKERVTHPLAALAVAFACTAPWVGVELAGGPEALALTELATVAVSGVAVLGASFLLAWGAETAEKDVPRAFAIAVLAVLAVAPEYAVDALYAWTAGASAGTARGVEAGNLAVANMTGANRILIGLGWSGIAMFTVYRAKTTSDVAVEQRSGFLASVVQLDRNISTEIAFLLAATLFAFFVPLNGGIGILDTLVLVGLYVVYIGVIIQGDVEKPEGQVGVPKYLQGLTKVVRIGTVLALFAYSGAMIFTAVHPFAHGLEALGKQAGVPPFFMIQWIAPLASESPELIVVAYLVNKARSTAGFNALISSKLNQWTLLIGTLAVVYSLGLGEVGSLPFDEKQTAEIWITAAQSAFAIAILSNFNISLREATGLLVLFVSQVVVEFAIIQTVADAAVETELSILVLHVYTVVYLVLAAGLFWLRRESLARLLRRTNRTVQSAYGSGRPEAEAGD, encoded by the coding sequence CTGAAAGAACGAGTGACACACCCACTCGCAGCGCTGGCTGTGGCGTTCGCCTGCACCGCGCCGTGGGTCGGTGTCGAACTCGCGGGCGGCCCGGAGGCGCTCGCGCTCACCGAGCTGGCGACCGTCGCCGTCAGCGGCGTCGCAGTGCTCGGCGCGTCGTTCCTCCTCGCGTGGGGAGCCGAGACCGCCGAGAAAGACGTGCCCCGGGCGTTCGCCATCGCCGTCCTCGCGGTGCTCGCTGTCGCCCCCGAGTACGCCGTCGACGCTCTGTACGCCTGGACCGCCGGCGCGAGCGCCGGTACGGCTCGCGGCGTCGAAGCCGGCAACCTCGCGGTCGCGAACATGACGGGCGCGAACCGCATCCTCATCGGGCTCGGGTGGTCCGGAATCGCGATGTTCACCGTCTACCGGGCGAAGACCACGTCGGACGTGGCCGTCGAACAGCGGTCCGGGTTCCTGGCGAGCGTCGTCCAACTCGACCGCAACATCAGCACGGAAATCGCGTTCCTGCTGGCCGCCACCCTGTTCGCGTTCTTCGTTCCCCTGAACGGTGGCATCGGCATCCTCGACACGCTCGTGCTCGTCGGGCTGTACGTCGTCTACATCGGCGTCATCATCCAGGGCGACGTGGAGAAGCCGGAGGGCCAGGTCGGTGTCCCGAAGTACCTCCAAGGCCTCACCAAGGTGGTCCGAATCGGGACCGTGCTGGCGCTGTTCGCGTACTCCGGCGCGATGATTTTCACCGCCGTCCACCCGTTCGCCCACGGCCTCGAAGCGCTCGGTAAACAGGCCGGCGTCCCGCCGTTCTTCATGATTCAGTGGATTGCGCCGCTGGCCTCCGAGAGCCCCGAACTCATCGTCGTCGCCTACCTCGTGAACAAGGCGCGCTCGACGGCGGGGTTCAACGCCCTCATCTCCTCGAAGCTGAACCAGTGGACGCTGCTCATCGGGACCCTCGCGGTCGTCTACAGCCTCGGCCTCGGCGAGGTCGGCTCGCTGCCGTTCGACGAGAAACAGACCGCCGAAATCTGGATTACGGCCGCCCAGAGCGCGTTCGCCATCGCCATCCTCTCCAACTTCAACATCAGCCTGCGGGAGGCAACGGGGCTGCTCGTGCTGTTCGTGAGTCAGGTCGTCGTCGAGTTCGCCATCATCCAGACGGTCGCCGACGCCGCCGTCGAGACCGAACTCAGCATCCTCGTCCTCCACGTCTACACCGTGGTCTACCTCGTGCTGGCTGCCGGGCTGTTCTGGCTGCGCCGGGAGTCCCTCGCACGGCTGCTGCGCCGCACCAACCGGACTGTGCAGTCGGCGTACGGCTCCGGCCGACCGGAGGCCGAGGCCGGCGACTGA
- a CDS encoding D-aminoacyl-tRNA deacylase: protein MIGIVVSRADEASEHIGDHLLELGDFEQVAEDTYRADGFELREIDDLHIHADDAAAAFDDPDLVVFVSRHSGETGPLLSAHYTGNFGGDAEFGGEGRSVAPACPNAHHAVMAGLREHAPDGYDVAMECTHHGPTSVGAPSMFVELGSDEAEWGDPEGAGAVAKAVLGLRGVDPHGDRALVAFGGGHYAPRPSRVLAETDWPVGHVAADWSLSDLGDPRQHEGVVDAMFAASGAEYAVVDGEQSAVRDAIAGLGYDVVSETWVKETDGVQLDLVASLEAHVGRVDDGLRFGAPAESHEGDYRVVDLPGDLLDAAHAVDPDATVEAAQERALAVLTEENGNRLAGPAAFATGNDYDALVDGLADVLAAEYDEVARNQAEVTATRETFDPAAAADRGVPEGPAYGKLANGQPVEYDGATITPDEVARTETITVPVALRERARERVRRPSDAEGKGN, encoded by the coding sequence GTGATCGGCATCGTCGTGAGCCGCGCGGACGAGGCCTCGGAGCACATCGGCGACCACCTCCTCGAACTCGGCGACTTCGAGCAGGTCGCCGAGGACACCTACCGCGCGGACGGCTTCGAGTTGCGGGAGATCGACGACCTCCACATCCACGCGGACGACGCCGCCGCGGCGTTCGACGACCCCGACCTCGTGGTGTTCGTCTCTCGGCACAGCGGCGAGACGGGGCCGCTGCTGTCGGCCCACTACACGGGGAACTTCGGCGGCGACGCCGAGTTCGGGGGCGAGGGCCGGTCGGTCGCGCCGGCGTGCCCGAACGCCCACCACGCCGTGATGGCCGGCCTCCGGGAGCACGCGCCCGACGGCTACGACGTGGCGATGGAGTGCACCCACCACGGGCCGACGAGCGTCGGCGCGCCCTCGATGTTCGTGGAACTCGGCAGCGACGAGGCCGAGTGGGGCGACCCCGAGGGCGCGGGCGCGGTCGCGAAGGCCGTCCTCGGCCTCCGTGGCGTCGACCCCCACGGCGACCGGGCGCTCGTCGCGTTCGGTGGCGGCCACTACGCCCCTCGACCCTCCCGCGTTCTCGCGGAGACCGACTGGCCGGTCGGCCACGTCGCCGCCGACTGGTCGCTGTCGGACCTCGGGGACCCGCGCCAACACGAGGGCGTCGTCGACGCGATGTTCGCTGCGAGCGGCGCCGAGTACGCCGTCGTCGACGGCGAGCAGTCCGCCGTCCGGGACGCCATCGCCGGACTCGGCTACGACGTCGTCTCCGAGACGTGGGTCAAGGAGACGGACGGCGTCCAGCTCGACCTCGTCGCCTCGCTGGAAGCCCACGTCGGGCGCGTCGATGACGGCCTCCGGTTCGGCGCACCCGCCGAGTCCCACGAGGGCGACTACCGGGTCGTCGACCTGCCCGGCGACCTGCTGGATGCCGCCCACGCCGTCGACCCCGACGCAACGGTCGAGGCGGCACAGGAGCGAGCGCTCGCCGTGCTCACCGAGGAGAACGGGAACCGCCTCGCCGGTCCGGCGGCGTTCGCGACCGGCAACGACTACGACGCGCTCGTCGACGGCCTCGCGGACGTGCTCGCGGCCGAGTACGACGAGGTCGCGCGAAATCAAGCTGAGGTCACCGCCACTCGGGAGACCTTCGACCCGGCCGCCGCCGCCGACCGCGGGGTCCCGGAAGGCCCCGCCTACGGGAAGCTCGCGAACGGCCAGCCGGTCGAGTACGACGGGGCTACCATCACCCCCGACGAGGTCGCCCGAACGGAGACCATCACCGTTCCGGTCGCCCTCCGAGAGCGGGCGCGAGAGCGCGTGCGACGCCCGTCCGACGCGGAGGGGAAAGGTAATTAA
- the ftsZ gene encoding cell division protein FtsZ: protein MDSIVQDAIDEAEESEDSASDAGDVAGGGGEPMPTGTMTDDELEDVLQELQTNITVVGCGGAGSNTVNRMAEEGIHGADLVAANTDVQHLVDIDADTKILMGQQKTKGRGAGSLPQVGEEAAIESQDEIREAISGSDMVFVTAGLGGGTGTGSAPVVAKAAREQGALTIAIVTTPFTAEGEVRRTNAEAGLERLRDVADTVIVVPNDRLLDSVGKLPVREAFKVSDEVLMRSVKGITELITKPGLVNLDFADVRTVMEKGGVAMIGLGEADSDAKAADSVQSALRSPLLDVDISSANSALINVTGGPDMSIEEAEGVVEQLYDRIDPDARIIWGTSVDEEIEEEMRTMVVVTGVDSPQIYGRNDTPEPEPQPEPEPEPQPGSEIEDIDYVE from the coding sequence ATGGACTCGATCGTACAGGACGCCATAGACGAGGCCGAGGAGTCCGAAGACTCGGCCTCGGACGCGGGCGACGTCGCGGGCGGCGGGGGCGAGCCGATGCCCACCGGCACCATGACCGACGACGAACTCGAGGACGTCCTCCAGGAGCTCCAGACGAACATCACGGTGGTCGGGTGTGGCGGTGCCGGCTCGAACACGGTCAACCGCATGGCAGAGGAGGGCATCCACGGCGCGGACCTGGTGGCGGCGAACACCGACGTCCAGCATCTCGTCGACATCGACGCCGACACGAAGATTCTCATGGGCCAGCAGAAGACCAAGGGCCGTGGTGCCGGCTCGCTCCCGCAGGTCGGCGAGGAGGCCGCCATCGAGTCCCAGGACGAGATTCGGGAGGCCATCTCGGGCTCGGACATGGTGTTCGTCACCGCCGGGCTCGGCGGCGGCACCGGCACCGGCTCCGCGCCGGTCGTGGCGAAAGCCGCCCGCGAACAGGGCGCGCTCACTATCGCCATCGTCACCACGCCGTTCACCGCCGAGGGCGAGGTCCGACGCACGAACGCGGAAGCCGGCCTCGAACGCCTCCGCGACGTCGCCGACACCGTCATCGTCGTCCCGAACGACCGACTCCTCGACTCGGTCGGAAAACTCCCGGTTCGCGAGGCGTTCAAGGTCTCCGACGAGGTCCTCATGCGCTCCGTGAAGGGCATCACGGAACTCATCACGAAGCCCGGCCTCGTCAACCTCGACTTCGCCGACGTTCGCACCGTCATGGAGAAGGGCGGCGTCGCCATGATCGGGCTCGGCGAGGCCGACTCCGACGCGAAGGCCGCGGACTCGGTCCAGTCCGCACTTCGCTCCCCGCTGCTGGACGTCGACATCTCCTCGGCGAACTCCGCGCTCATCAACGTGACGGGTGGGCCGGACATGAGCATCGAGGAGGCCGAGGGCGTCGTCGAACAGCTCTACGACCGCATCGATCCGGACGCCCGCATCATCTGGGGCACCAGCGTCGACGAGGAGATCGAGGAGGAGATGCGCACCATGGTCGTCGTCACCGGCGTCGACTCTCCCCAGATCTACGGCCGCAACGACACCCCCGAGCCCGAACCGCAGCCCGAGCCCGAACCCGAACCGCAGCCCGGCAGCGAAATCGAGGACATCGACTACGTCGAATGA
- a CDS encoding protein translocase SEC61 complex subunit gamma — protein MDVPLELSAYTRVLRLASTPSWEEFSQIAKIAGAGILLIGLIGFVIFLLMSGVTSVI, from the coding sequence ATGGACGTTCCCCTAGAGCTTTCCGCGTACACCAGGGTGCTCCGCCTGGCGAGCACGCCCTCCTGGGAGGAGTTCTCCCAGATTGCGAAAATCGCCGGCGCAGGCATCCTGCTCATCGGCCTCATCGGATTCGTCATCTTCCTCCTGATGAGCGGCGTGACCTCGGTGATCTGA
- a CDS encoding transcription elongation factor Spt5, whose protein sequence is MGVFAVKTTASQEQTVASMIANREEDTIHAVLAPDALTSYVMVEAEDTAAIERVMEEIPHARSLVPGDAGISEVEHFLSPKPDVEGIAENDIVELIAGPFKGEKAQVQRIDEGKDQVTVELYEATVPIPVTVRGDQIRVLDSEDRQ, encoded by the coding sequence ATGGGTGTGTTCGCCGTCAAGACAACCGCGAGCCAGGAGCAGACCGTCGCGAGCATGATCGCGAACCGCGAGGAGGACACCATCCACGCGGTGCTCGCGCCGGACGCGCTCACCAGCTACGTGATGGTGGAGGCCGAGGACACCGCCGCCATCGAGCGCGTCATGGAGGAGATTCCGCACGCCCGCAGCCTCGTGCCCGGCGACGCCGGCATCTCGGAGGTCGAGCACTTCCTCTCTCCGAAGCCGGACGTCGAGGGCATCGCGGAGAACGACATCGTCGAGCTCATCGCGGGGCCGTTCAAGGGCGAGAAGGCCCAGGTCCAGCGCATCGACGAGGGCAAAGACCAGGTCACCGTCGAACTGTACGAGGCGACCGTCCCGATTCCGGTCACCGTGCGCGGCGACCAGATTCGCGTGCTGGACTCCGAAGACCGCCAGTAA
- a CDS encoding fumarylacetoacetate hydrolase family protein, with protein sequence MRLARLQTADGIVEGEYRDGTVVTDDAEYVVGDDGRLAPPCDPSALYCIGRNYAATLDQMDYERPEEPDFFIKPPASVVGHGADIPYPSFTDELTYAGELAAVVGERCHDVDEADVPDVLRGFTVMNDLDALDQQGRTARKAFDGSGPLGPWVETDVDPCGIDMHTDIAGERRQEANTELMLFDPYEAVAYLSERFTFRPGDVIAFGSPANPGLVEPGETVEITYEGVGTLRNTIVDGEN encoded by the coding sequence ATGCGACTCGCGCGACTCCAGACAGCCGACGGCATCGTCGAGGGCGAGTACCGCGACGGAACCGTCGTCACCGACGACGCCGAGTACGTGGTTGGCGACGACGGCCGGCTCGCACCGCCCTGCGACCCGTCGGCGCTGTACTGCATCGGCCGGAACTACGCCGCGACGCTCGACCAGATGGACTACGAGCGCCCCGAGGAGCCGGACTTCTTCATCAAGCCGCCGGCGTCGGTTGTCGGTCACGGTGCCGACATCCCCTACCCGTCGTTCACCGACGAACTCACGTACGCGGGCGAACTCGCCGCCGTCGTCGGCGAGCGCTGCCACGACGTCGACGAAGCCGACGTGCCGGACGTCCTCCGCGGATTCACCGTGATGAACGACCTCGACGCGCTCGACCAGCAGGGCCGCACGGCGCGCAAGGCCTTCGACGGGTCTGGCCCGCTTGGTCCCTGGGTCGAGACGGACGTCGACCCGTGCGGCATCGACATGCACACCGACATCGCGGGCGAGCGACGCCAGGAAGCGAACACGGAACTGATGCTGTTCGACCCCTACGAGGCCGTCGCCTACCTCTCCGAGCGATTCACATTCCGGCCCGGCGACGTGATTGCGTTCGGCAGCCCGGCGAACCCGGGGCTCGTTGAACCCGGGGAGACGGTCGAAATCACGTACGAAGGGGTCGGCACGCTGCGAAACACTATCGTCGACGGCGAGAACTAG